A genomic stretch from Tachyglossus aculeatus isolate mTacAcu1 chromosome 19, mTacAcu1.pri, whole genome shotgun sequence includes:
- the TMEM151B gene encoding transmembrane protein 151B → MAPPGSVAGENGGRGACGAPDPQLGEEQQQQQQQQQEEDDDGAEAGPAREEQRPVQPSLAKSLCRESHWKCLLLSLLMYGCLGAVTWCRLTKVTRLTFSSAYKGNSLMYHDSPCSDGYVYIPLAFLLTLYAVYLVECWHCQARRELQYRVDVGSVRERVGRMQRATPCIWWKAISYHYVRRTRQVTHYRNGDAYTTTRVYHERVNTHVAEAEFDYARCGVRDVSKALVGLERPPATRLRFTKCFSFASVEAENAYLCQRARFFAENEGLDDYLEAREGMHLKNVDFREFMVAFPDPARPPWYACPSAFWAAALLTLSWPLRVLGEYRTAYAHYHVEKLFGLEGAGPGPGGEADPHEPGGPPPAPRLPRVNTVDSTELEWHIRSNRQLAPSYSEAVLMDLAGFAAAGAGGPCGRYGPPTRRGCERCHRAVSSSSIFSRSALSVCAGPRAGPASGGSRFSLGRLYGSRRSCLWRSRSGSLNEASCPTEQTRLSSQASLDDDDDDDGGEDGAHAGGPPPPYQDALYFPVLIVHRHDGCGGHRPLHRHGSCVETSL, encoded by the coding sequence CAGCGCCCGGTGCAGCCGTCCCTCGCCAAGTCCCTGTGCCGCGAGTCGCACTGGAAGTGCCTGCTGCTCTCGCTGCTCATGTACGGCTGCCTGGGGGCCGTGACCTGGTGCCGCCTGACCAAGGTGACCCGCCTGACCTTCAGCAGCGCCTACAAGGGCAACTCGCTCATGTACCACGACAGCCCCTGCTCCGACGGCTACGTGTACATCCCGCTGGCCTTCCTCCTCACGCTGTACGCCGTGTACCTGGTGGAGTGCTGGCACTGCCAGGCGCGGCGGGAGCTCCAGTACCGCGTGGACGTGGGCAGCGTGCGGGAGCGGGTGGGCCGCATGCAGCGGGCCACGCCCTGCATCTGGTGGAAGGCCATCAGCTACCACTACGTCCGCCGCACCCGCCAGGTGACCCATTACCGCAACGGGGACGCCTACACCACCACCCGGGTGTACCACGAGCGCGTCAACACGCACGTGGCCGAGGCCGAGTTCGACTACGCGCGCTGCGGCGTGCGCGACGTCTCCAAGGCCCTGGTGGGCCTCGAGCGGCCCCCGGCCACCCGCCTGCGCTTCACCAAGTGCTTCAGCTTCGCCAGCGTGGAGGCGGAGAACGCCTACCTGTGCCAGCGCGCCCGCTTCTTCGCCGAGAACGAGGGCCTGGACGACTACCTGGAGGCGCGCGAGGGCATGCACCTGAAGAACGTGGACTTCCGCGAGTTCATGGTGGCGTTCCCGGACCCGGCCCGCCCGCCGTGGTACGCCTGCCCCTCGGCTTTCTGGGCCGCGGCCCTGCTCACCCTGTCCTGGCCCCTGCGGGTGCTGGGCGAGTACCGCACGGCCTACGCGCACTACCACGTGGAGAAGCTCTTCGGCCTGGAGggggccggccccggcccgggcggGGAGGCCGACCCCCACGAGCCGGgcgggccgcccccggccccccgcctgcCCCGCGTCAACACGGTGGACAGCACGGAGCTGGAGTGGCACATCCGCTCCAACCGGCAACTGGCGCCCAGCTACTCGGAGGCGGTGCTGATGGACCTGGCGGGCTTCGCGGCGGCCGGGGCCGGCGGGCCCTGCGGGCGCTACGGCCCCCCGACCCGGCGCGGCTGCGAGCGCTGCCACCGGGCCGTCAGCAGCTCGTCCATCTTCTCGCGGAGCGCCCTGAGCGTCTGCGCcggcccccgggccgggccggcgtCCGGCGGCAGCCGCTTCTCGCTGGGCCGCCTCTACGGGTCCCGGAGGAGCTGCCTGTGGCGCAGCCGGAGCGGCAGCCTCAACGAGGCCAGCTGCCCCACGGAGCAGACGCGCCTCTCCAGCCAGGCCAGCttggacgacgacgacgacgacgacggcggcGAGGACGGGGCCCACGCCGGGGGCCCGCCCCCGCCCTACCAGGACGCCCTCTACTTCCCCGTGCTCATCGTCCACCGCCACGACGGCTGCGGAGGCCACCGGCCCCTGCACCGCCACGGCTCCTGCGTGGAGACCTCGCTGTGA